GTCGGAGCACAGCGTTCGGTCGGCGTTCGGCCGGGGCGATGACGCCGGGAGCGAGGAAACGACCGCCGCTCGAGCGACCGACGACGTCGACGTCCCCGTCCTGGCGCCCGAACGACTCGAGCCCCGGGGCCCGCGAGCGGAGGTTCGAGCGGCGTGGCACGTCTTCCTCGATCGGCTCGACCTCGAGGACCGCGAGACGCGGACGCCGGGAGAGGCCGCCCGTCGCGCGCTCGCCGCCGGATTTCCCGCAGCGAGCGTTCGGCGGCTCGTGGGGATCGTCCGGGACCTCGAGTACGGCGACCGCGAGCCGTCGTCGGACCGCGTCGCAACCGCGCGGGAGGCGACCGACGAACTGCTCGCTCACGAACCCGACGAGGAGGGCGAAGAATGAGCGGCTCGAAATCGTGGCGCGGGGCGACCGGTCGGCTGGCCGCGCTCGACCCGGAGCGGACCGCAGCCGCGGTCGTCGGTCTCGGCACCGTCCTGACGGTCGGCGCGGTGCTGTTCGGCGGCTACGTGCCGGCGATCGGAGCCCTCCTCGCGACGACGCTGTATCCGCTCGCGGTGCTGTTCCCGGTGCTCGGGCTGGCGGTCGTGGCGAGCGCCGTCTGGTGGCTGTGGACCGCCACTCGACCCGACGTACCGTCGATTGATCGGGGAGCGCCGCCCGAGACGGGCGCGACGCACGCGGCGGCGCCCGTAACTCGCGAAACGGAACGGATGCTCGAGATCGCCGCGAACGGCCGGTACAGCTGCCGGGAGACCCAATCGGGACGGGACGCTCGCGCGCGGCTCCGAGAGGGCGCGGTCCGTGTCATCCGGACGAGACGCGGCCTCGCGGCCGAGACGGCCCGCGAGCGCGTTCGCTCGGGCGAGTGGACGGACGATCCCGTCGCCGCGGCGTTCCTCGCCGAGGACCGGCTACACCCCCTTCCCGAGCGACTCCGCGGCGCGGTTGATCCAGGGACCGCCTACTATCGTCGCGTTCGCCGGACGCTCGATGCCATCGAGCGCATCGAGGAGATCGGCGGAGCGACCGCAAGAAGGCGCCTCGAGCACCGCGAGGTGGACCGATGACCGACCGCGACGTCCGTCGCCTCGACCGGGGCGAGTGGGCGCTCGTCGGCGCGCTCGCGCTCGCCGGCCTCGGTCTCGCCACCGGGAGCCGGGTGCTCGTCGCCGCCGCGACGCTCCCGCTATGGTACGTCGCCGCGGCCGTCTTCGGTACTCGGCCGGCACCCTCGATCCGCGTTCGGCGGCAACTCGTCGTCGGCGACGCGTTCGAGCCGCCGGTGACCGACGAGGCCGGGACTGCGGGCCGTGAATCGGACGCTATCGCCGGCGATCCCGGCGACACCGTCACGGTTCGAACGACGGTCGAGAACGTCGGCCCGGAGCCGCTCGTCGACCTGCGGATCGTCGACGGGGTGCCCGACGCGCTCCCGGTCAGTTCCGGTTCGCCTCGACGCTGTGTGACCCTCGATCCGGGCGCGGAGACGACCCTCGAGTACGCGGTCGAACTCAGGCGCGGCGAGCACGCGTTCGAGGACGCGACCGTCCGGATGCGCGACCTCACGGGGACGATTGCAGAGACCGGGACCGAACTCGTGACCGGCGACGACGCGCTCCGCTGCTCGTCGGCCGTCGAACGGGTGCCGCTCGGGGGCGGCACCAACGACTACGCGGGGGAGGTGCCGACCGACGAGGGCGGCGGCGGCACCGAGTTCTACGCCGTCCGCGAGTACGCGTCGGGCGATCCTGTTCGGTCGATCGACTGGCGCCGGTACGCGAGCACGCGGGAGCTGGCGACCGTCGAGTACCGTGCCGAGCGGGCGACGCGGATCGTTTGCGTCGTCGACGCCAGATCCAGTCAGCACCGCGCGGCGACGGCACAGCTTCCCGCAGCGGAGCTGTCGGCCAGTGCCGCCGAACGGACCCTCGATACGCTGCACGGGGCGGGCCACCCGACGGGCGTCGTTACCCTGCACAACCGGTTCCTGAGGGCCGTCTCGACGGGTACCGATCCGGAGACGCGCCGACGGGCGACTGATCTGTTACAGGCAGTGCGGAAGTCGGAATCTGCCGACGGAGTCCGCGCCCGCACGCTGACGAGCGATCCGATCGCGACGCTTCCCCGGACGCTCCCCGGCGAGGCGCAGGTGTACCTGTTCTCCTCGTTCGTGGACGACGAGCCGCTCGAACTGGTCGAACGGCTCCGGACGCTCGGCTACGCCGTCCGCGTCGTGGCTCCCGACGTCGCCGACGCCGACGACGTCGCGACGCGACTCGAGTCGCTCGACCGCGATACTCGACTCGCCCGCGCTCGAGCGCTCGGCGCCCGCGTCGTCGACTGGCCCCTCGATCGACGGCTCGGGATCGTATTACACGACGCTATCGGGGAGGTGGGCGGGCGATGAGCGACACTGACTCTCGGCTGCCACGGACGACGGTTCGAGCGGTCGTCGTCGCTGCGGTCGTCGGCACGATCGCACTCTCGGCTCACGAACCGACGGTCGCTGCCGCCGTACTCGGGGGAACGGCCCTCGCAGCGACGGCCGCCGAGTTCGACGGATCGCTCCGGCGCGTGGCGCTCGCGTCGGCGCTGCTGCCAACCGTCGTCCTGGGGACGCTCGCCGGCGTCGGTCAGCCGGCCGGACCGAGCGCCGCCGTGCTGGCGTTCGTCGGCGTGACGCTCGGCTTCGGCATTGGCGCCACCGCCGTCGGCTCGCCGTCGTCGGCCGCGCTCCGACGGGCGGGAATCGCTGCGGGAGCCGCGACGGCCGTCGTCGTCGCCGTCGGGCTGTTCGCAGTCGGCCTCGAAACGTCGCCCCAGTCGCAGTCGCCCGTCGACGCAGCGATCTGGTTCACCGGAGACGGACTCTCCGGACTGTTCTTCGGGATCGTCGTCGCTGCGCTCGCGGTCGCGGGCGGACTGCTCGCCGTACCGCCGGCGGCGTTCGCGACGCCGACCAGCCGCGGGCCGCGGGTCGCGACGAGAGACGCACTGGTGCGGACGGTCGTGCTCGGCGGCATCGTCCTCGCCGTCGGTCTCGCGGCCGTGGAAGCCGTCGGCTGGATCCTCCCGCCCCTCGAGCGGCTCGTTGCGGCCGTCGTCGAAAGCGCGCTCGTTCGCGGACTGCTCGCGCTCGTGACGGTCTCGGGCCTCGGATTCGCCGCGCTCGGCGCCGTCGCTCGCCGCTCGTGGCCCCGATCGAGCCGGGAGAACGCCGTCCTCTCGATCGTCGTCGGCGCGGTCTGCGGAATCGCGATCTCACTCGTTCTCGCCTTCGCCCTCATCGTCGGCGCTCTCGGGGAATCGACCGATACCGCCGCGGCGCTGTCCGGCGGAGCTGTCGTGGCGCTCGGTGCGGGCGGAGCACTGGCGTGGTACGTCGGAACCTTCGGCAAAGACGGATTCCCGGAACCGGTCGGCGTGATCGCCGGCGCGCTCGCCGCCGGCGCCGTCGTCGTCGGTGCGCTCGCGGACGGCAGCGCGACCGGACTCGAGGCCGTCCGAACGGGCACAACACCGTTCGTCGCGCTCGCGGCGAGCCTCCTCGTGTACGATCTCGGTCGGTACGGACGGGGTCTCGCACGCGAGATCGGCCCGGAGGGAGCCACACTGCGACCGCAGCTCGTCCGGGTCGCCTGGAGCGCTACCGTTGCCGTCGTCGGCGTCGTCGTCGCCGCGTTCGGGCTCTGGGGCGCGACGCTGCTCGAGCCGACGCTGTCCGTGCCGGCCACGGCGGGCGTGCTCGCCGGCGTCGTCGCGGTCGTTATCGGGGTGCGGTTCCTGTTACGGTGAGGGAGATTCCATCGCCGGCACGTCGACGGCGTCGAGAACCGAGTCGACGACTGCACGACGGGTCGCCCCCTGGATGCTCGCCTCCGGATCCAGAACGAGACGGTGGGCGAGCGCGGGTCCGGCGATACGCTTGACGTCGTCCGGAACGACGTAGTCGCGGCCGTCGAGGACCGCCCGCGCGCGACTCACTTCGAACAGCCGCTGGACGCCCCGCGGCGAGACGCCGACGTCGACGCGGCCGTCCGTGCGCGTCCTGCGGCAGATCTCGCCGATGTAGTCTCGCACCGGCCCCTCGACGGCGACGGACTCGGGCACCCGCTGGAGGTCGAGCACCGCCTCGCGGTCGACGGCAGGTTCGACGGTCGGCTCCGGACGATCGCGGTCGGCCCGACGGTCGATCAGCTCCCGCGTGCCGTCGGCGTCGGGATAGCCGAGCGAGGTTTTGATCATGAACCGATCTCGCTGGGCCTCCGGGAGTTCGAACGTCCCCTCCTGTTCGACGGGGTTCTGCGTCGCGATGACGACGAACGGATCCGGAAGCTCGTGGGTCTCGCCGTCGACCGTGACCTGTCCCTCCTCCATCGCCTCGAGCAGCGCGGACTGGGTCTTCGGCGGCGCGCGGTTGATCTCGTCGGCCAGCACGACGTTCGCGAACACCGGACCGGGAGTGAAGCGAAACTCGCCGGTCTCCTCCTCGAAGACGTACGAGCCGGTGACGTCGGCCGGCATGAGGTCGGGCGTGAACTGGATCCGGGAAAATGCGAGACCGAGCGCGGTGGCGAACGACCGCGCGGTCAGCGTCTTGCCCGTTCCGGGCACGTCCTCGAGGAGGACGTGTCCGCGGGCGAGCACTCCGGCGGTGACGTCTTCCAGGACGGTCCGATCGGCGACCACTGCGGAGAGGATCTCGTCGACGACGG
This DNA window, taken from Natronococcus sp. CG52, encodes the following:
- a CDS encoding DUF7269 family protein; its protein translation is MSGSKSWRGATGRLAALDPERTAAAVVGLGTVLTVGAVLFGGYVPAIGALLATTLYPLAVLFPVLGLAVVASAVWWLWTATRPDVPSIDRGAPPETGATHAAAPVTRETERMLEIAANGRYSCRETQSGRDARARLREGAVRVIRTRRGLAAETARERVRSGEWTDDPVAAAFLAEDRLHPLPERLRGAVDPGTAYYRRVRRTLDAIERIEEIGGATARRRLEHREVDR
- a CDS encoding DUF58 domain-containing protein; the protein is MTDRDVRRLDRGEWALVGALALAGLGLATGSRVLVAAATLPLWYVAAAVFGTRPAPSIRVRRQLVVGDAFEPPVTDEAGTAGRESDAIAGDPGDTVTVRTTVENVGPEPLVDLRIVDGVPDALPVSSGSPRRCVTLDPGAETTLEYAVELRRGEHAFEDATVRMRDLTGTIAETGTELVTGDDALRCSSAVERVPLGGGTNDYAGEVPTDEGGGGTEFYAVREYASGDPVRSIDWRRYASTRELATVEYRAERATRIVCVVDARSSQHRAATAQLPAAELSASAAERTLDTLHGAGHPTGVVTLHNRFLRAVSTGTDPETRRRATDLLQAVRKSESADGVRARTLTSDPIATLPRTLPGEAQVYLFSSFVDDEPLELVERLRTLGYAVRVVAPDVADADDVATRLESLDRDTRLARARALGARVVDWPLDRRLGIVLHDAIGEVGGR
- a CDS encoding AAA family ATPase, whose product is MSVPDAATTADAVVDEILSAVVADRTVLEDVTAGVLARGHVLLEDVPGTGKTLTARSFATALGLAFSRIQFTPDLMPADVTGSYVFEEETGEFRFTPGPVFANVVLADEINRAPPKTQSALLEAMEEGQVTVDGETHELPDPFVVIATQNPVEQEGTFELPEAQRDRFMIKTSLGYPDADGTRELIDRRADRDRPEPTVEPAVDREAVLDLQRVPESVAVEGPVRDYIGEICRRTRTDGRVDVGVSPRGVQRLFEVSRARAVLDGRDYVVPDDVKRIAGPALAHRLVLDPEASIQGATRRAVVDSVLDAVDVPAMESPSP